A portion of the Chondrinema litorale genome contains these proteins:
- a CDS encoding helix-turn-helix transcriptional regulator, with the protein MPSSKLAFFRYLLIDQMLRDKRKPYPSKQELLEACEEKFGVRSVSTIEKDINAMRLEFDAPIEYSKRMKGYHYTESSFKLLSVNLSDENLVALGFVESFLEDFKAMPIFSEFSDAVDKVLDGLEITRNFGKNLKPVSNFIQLDKSPYFKGSEMLSQLIQAIADQKVVLVHYKKFNSEAEKQYTIHPYIIKEFQHFWYLTGYVEGYNEVRTFGIDRITAVTTLEEEYKEADKVGFNANAYFKNCLGVTTLDRKPEKVVLSFSPQRGNYLKSQPLHTSQKILVDNNDEFRIELLLISNFELRNVILSFGADIKVLEPTSLKESIIEAMKSAIDNY; encoded by the coding sequence ATGCCAAGTAGCAAATTAGCCTTTTTCAGATACCTGCTTATAGACCAGATGCTCCGTGATAAAAGAAAGCCCTACCCTAGTAAGCAAGAATTACTTGAAGCCTGTGAAGAAAAGTTCGGTGTAAGGTCTGTTTCTACAATTGAAAAAGACATTAATGCTATGCGTCTAGAGTTTGATGCACCAATAGAATACAGCAAAAGAATGAAAGGATACCATTATACAGAGTCTTCTTTTAAACTTTTGTCAGTTAATCTTTCAGATGAAAACTTGGTTGCATTAGGATTTGTAGAAAGCTTTCTAGAAGACTTTAAAGCAATGCCTATATTCTCCGAATTTTCTGATGCAGTAGATAAAGTGCTTGACGGATTAGAGATTACCAGAAACTTTGGAAAAAACCTCAAACCAGTAAGCAATTTTATTCAGCTAGATAAATCGCCCTATTTTAAAGGTAGCGAAATGTTGAGCCAATTAATACAGGCAATTGCAGACCAAAAAGTTGTACTGGTACATTACAAAAAGTTCAATTCTGAAGCTGAAAAGCAATACACTATTCATCCTTATATTATTAAAGAATTTCAACATTTCTGGTATTTAACCGGCTATGTAGAAGGCTATAACGAAGTAAGAACTTTTGGTATAGATAGAATTACTGCGGTTACAACTTTAGAAGAAGAATACAAAGAAGCAGATAAAGTTGGTTTTAATGCCAATGCATATTTTAAGAATTGCCTTGGAGTTACCACACTAGATAGAAAGCCAGAAAAAGTTGTTTTATCATTTTCTCCACAAAGAGGAAATTATTTAAAATCGCAACCTCTACACACTTCACAAAAAATTCTTGTAGATAATAACGATGAATTTAGAATAGAGCTGTTGTTAATTTCTAACTTTGAGCTTCGAAATGTAATTCTCAGTTTTGGCGCAGATATAAAAGTACTAGAACCTACCAGCCTAAAAGAAAGCATTATTGAAGCAATGAAATCGGCTATTGATAACTATTAG
- a CDS encoding DUF6249 domain-containing protein, which produces MEDLIAIVAIVSTFGSLFGIIYIIFMTRHRERMAMIESGVEADLLTSTKRRKNKREGMLKYGIIAIGVSIGLLIGEFLYTFTRMTEEVAYFSMVFLCGGISMLIYYNQARKIEAKSKADAFLDDDFS; this is translated from the coding sequence ATGGAAGATTTAATCGCTATTGTAGCAATAGTATCAACATTTGGTAGCCTCTTTGGAATAATTTATATCATTTTTATGACTAGGCATCGAGAGCGTATGGCCATGATCGAAAGTGGTGTAGAGGCAGATTTGTTAACTTCAACAAAAAGAAGGAAAAACAAAAGAGAAGGGATGTTAAAGTATGGTATTATTGCTATTGGAGTTAGTATTGGTTTATTAATAGGGGAGTTTCTATACACTTTTACAAGAATGACAGAAGAAGTTGCCTATTTCTCTATGGTGTTTCTTTGTGGAGGAATTAGCATGCTGATATATTATAACCAAGCCAGAAAAATTGAAGCAAAAAGTAAAGCTGATGCCTTTCTTGATGATGATTTTAGTTGA
- a CDS encoding ABC transporter permease codes for MDRLIRVKRKKSSLLVDRWMWRLAWNDARKNLPRLIWFISSIVIGIAALVAIHSFNYNLRKDIDNQAKALLGADLVLYSDNDFRGEDYGFLDSLSQEQASDARFSSMVTFPHNGESRIAQVVAVEGDYPFYGEMLTIPSTALDSFRVNGEALLDDNMAFEYEVSTGDTLQIGKLKLKVAGIVTKIPGNVKIAGTFAPSVYIPLDSLAATNLLGKGSRISYRKYFKNTETSSAEDLLGKLRAVINKNGLGYETVAYRKESLGSGFENLNRFFNLLGFVALILGSAGVASSVHIYSKEKIKTVAILRCLGASGSAGFKVFFLQIAILGFLGSLLGALGGHYIQLLIPLVLQDFLPVALEFKVSWLALTEGVLIGFIITMLFAWLPLVSIRFIPPLAVLRNNVESISGKGRAKIKVIFLIILFSWLFALLQTRDFKIGTYFYLSFLLSIGLFGLVGFIIVTAIRKFFPYRAHFIFRQSLANLFRPNNQTIILMLVIGLGAFLISTISIVQNGILQQIGKISDETKSNMVLYDVQPDQKEDVVQMIDDFGLTKNKEVPIVLLRLHKVNGQSISELKSEDTEVDIPDWLLYMEHLATYREELIDSETIVQGSLLDSVRSKNDTVFISVTETIAEQLQLELGDEVIFNVQGLAIQTFIGSIRKVEWQQLHTNFAFLFPVGVLEETPHFYALLLHAPSTFINARFKQRLAEKAPNISTVDLSLMLRTLDEVMNKVAFALKFMAMFCIVTGLMVLAGSVVNSKFMKIKENTLLRTIGALQKQLLSIAILEYAYLGFFAGISGILLSLLASWALTIYFLDLVFIPVVPELLIILFTIICLTVLVGSLNLREILKRSPLEVLRKDF; via the coding sequence ATGGATAGGTTAATCAGGGTAAAAAGGAAAAAAAGCAGTTTGCTTGTAGACAGGTGGATGTGGAGATTAGCATGGAATGATGCTAGAAAAAATTTACCAAGACTTATCTGGTTTATTTCTTCAATTGTAATAGGTATAGCCGCACTGGTAGCCATTCATTCTTTTAACTACAATCTTAGAAAAGATATAGACAATCAGGCAAAAGCTCTGCTTGGGGCAGACCTAGTGCTTTACAGTGATAATGATTTTCGTGGAGAAGATTATGGTTTCTTAGATTCTTTATCTCAGGAACAAGCAAGTGATGCGCGTTTTTCTTCAATGGTAACATTTCCGCACAATGGAGAAAGCCGAATAGCACAAGTAGTAGCTGTAGAAGGTGATTATCCTTTTTATGGTGAAATGTTAACCATACCTTCAACCGCCTTAGATAGTTTCCGGGTTAATGGAGAAGCTTTGCTAGATGATAATATGGCATTTGAGTACGAAGTCTCCACAGGAGATACACTTCAAATTGGCAAGCTTAAATTAAAAGTAGCTGGCATTGTTACCAAAATTCCCGGGAATGTGAAAATTGCTGGCACATTTGCTCCTTCCGTTTATATTCCACTAGATAGTTTAGCCGCAACCAATCTATTAGGCAAAGGCAGTAGAATTAGCTATAGAAAGTATTTTAAAAATACAGAAACTAGTAGCGCAGAAGACTTGCTTGGTAAACTTCGGGCAGTGATTAACAAAAATGGCTTGGGCTACGAGACAGTCGCATACAGAAAAGAGAGCTTGGGCAGTGGTTTCGAAAATCTGAATAGGTTTTTTAACCTTTTGGGTTTTGTTGCTTTAATTCTTGGTTCTGCTGGTGTGGCTAGTTCTGTACATATTTACAGTAAAGAAAAAATAAAAACTGTAGCTATTTTAAGATGTTTAGGTGCATCTGGCAGTGCTGGTTTTAAAGTTTTTTTTCTTCAAATTGCGATACTTGGTTTTTTAGGAAGTTTACTAGGTGCATTAGGAGGGCATTACATTCAATTACTAATTCCATTGGTATTACAAGATTTTTTACCAGTAGCATTAGAGTTTAAAGTTTCTTGGCTAGCACTTACCGAAGGCGTATTAATTGGATTTATTATTACCATGTTATTTGCTTGGTTGCCGCTAGTAAGTATTAGGTTTATACCTCCACTTGCTGTTTTAAGAAACAATGTAGAAAGTATATCTGGCAAGGGAAGAGCTAAAATAAAGGTGATTTTTTTAATTATACTTTTTAGTTGGCTATTTGCTTTATTGCAAACCCGAGATTTTAAGATTGGTACTTATTTTTATCTCTCATTCTTACTAAGTATTGGTCTTTTTGGTTTGGTTGGGTTTATAATCGTAACTGCCATCCGTAAATTTTTCCCATATAGAGCCCACTTTATTTTTAGGCAAAGTTTGGCAAACCTGTTCAGGCCAAATAACCAGACAATTATACTTATGTTGGTAATTGGTTTGGGTGCTTTCTTAATTTCTACCATCAGCATTGTACAAAATGGAATATTACAGCAAATCGGTAAAATTTCAGATGAAACAAAATCGAATATGGTTTTGTACGATGTACAGCCAGATCAGAAAGAAGACGTTGTTCAGATGATAGATGATTTTGGACTTACAAAAAACAAAGAAGTACCAATTGTTTTGCTTAGGTTGCACAAAGTAAATGGGCAGTCAATTTCTGAACTAAAGTCAGAAGATACTGAGGTAGACATACCAGATTGGTTATTGTATATGGAGCATTTGGCTACCTACAGAGAAGAATTAATTGATTCTGAAACCATTGTACAAGGTTCTTTGCTCGATAGTGTAAGAAGTAAGAATGATACTGTATTTATTTCTGTAACAGAAACCATTGCCGAACAGCTCCAATTGGAATTGGGAGACGAAGTAATCTTTAATGTTCAAGGTCTTGCAATTCAAACTTTTATTGGAAGTATTAGAAAAGTTGAATGGCAACAGCTACATACCAATTTTGCATTTTTATTTCCAGTTGGCGTGTTGGAAGAAACACCACATTTTTATGCGTTGCTTTTACATGCACCATCAACCTTTATTAATGCTAGGTTTAAACAAAGATTAGCCGAAAAAGCGCCAAATATATCTACGGTCGATCTGTCTCTCATGCTTAGAACTTTAGACGAAGTGATGAACAAAGTCGCATTTGCACTCAAGTTTATGGCGATGTTTTGTATAGTAACTGGACTTATGGTATTGGCAGGATCAGTAGTAAATAGCAAGTTTATGAAGATAAAAGAAAATACTTTGCTGCGAACCATTGGAGCCTTGCAAAAGCAGTTATTGAGCATTGCTATACTAGAATATGCCTATCTTGGTTTCTTTGCTGGAATTAGTGGTATTTTATTATCGTTACTGGCAAGCTGGGCACTCACTATTTATTTTTTAGATTTAGTTTTTATTCCGGTTGTGCCTGAATTGCTTATAATTCTATTTACTATAATTTGTTTAACAGTTTTAGTTGGCAGTTTAAATTTACGAGAAATTCTGAAACGATCTCCATTAGAGGTTTTGCGAAAAGATTTTTAA
- a CDS encoding tetratricopeptide repeat-containing sensor histidine kinase — protein MLRRSLILLFLLTFTQLKAAKFFNQEDNGASLTDIQTREVDSLNLLSKKYKIYNKDSSLYFAKNALKIAISIEYINGLISAQHNIGEYYLDDGNYDSALLIFEAADKNAKKYRLEYLDCLSQSKTAIVYYFIGEYEKSLDILLSEEINNVLQRENKTEYANIQNMVSYIYSKRGELKKSLIYRYRALNTRLEIGDKNEIAKSYNAFGIFYEQQGNYYKALQYYIDSYRTSKEINNSKGVGISLHNIASIYYNLGNYEKALSYHKEALSIKEKLGSHKEIGISIKNMGLVYGALNKYDTAINFLNQGLKIFGKGDNKSLYGETLYDLGKVYFNEGKYDSTLYYWKQTEKLASDINNNTLLLQTYEGLTNLCIETNNDEDLIRYFKKYKAIKDSLDLTATSSEILELQARFEEENFQGKIDEVELEKRKKEQELADIEKQRFYLVLLVGMAFISIIFIYLFYKRSRVASEKLQLQNQIINNQNDHLKKLNNKLEQSKEELEKINATKDKLFAIISHDARSPLNSLNGMLQLVVDQVDLLGKDEIKSIFQKLKTRVDTVDNFLNHLLEWARLQNEDINIKPVVFSIKEKVQEVVDLYKPQAGKKNINLLHNIDLDIQVFYDPNMLDFIVRNFIANAIKFTYENGTILLSVTQKESYLELNVQDNGIGMSEAELKSLFDLKAQVSKKGTFSEKGTGLGLILCKEFIEKNNGKLFVSSTPENGTVFSFTIPYA, from the coding sequence GTGCTTCGACGATCGCTAATTTTACTATTTTTACTCACTTTCACTCAATTAAAGGCAGCAAAATTCTTCAATCAGGAAGATAATGGTGCTTCTTTAACTGATATACAAACTCGTGAAGTTGATTCATTAAACCTGCTCTCAAAAAAATATAAAATTTATAATAAAGACTCTTCACTTTATTTTGCTAAAAATGCCTTAAAAATTGCTATTTCAATAGAATATATTAATGGATTAATTAGTGCGCAACACAACATTGGGGAGTATTATCTAGACGATGGAAATTACGATAGTGCACTGTTGATATTCGAAGCGGCTGATAAAAATGCTAAAAAATATAGGTTAGAGTACCTAGACTGCCTATCTCAGAGTAAAACTGCCATAGTTTATTACTTTATCGGTGAGTACGAAAAATCACTTGACATTCTACTTTCTGAAGAGATTAACAATGTATTGCAGCGTGAAAATAAAACTGAATATGCCAATATTCAGAACATGGTTAGCTATATATACTCAAAGAGAGGTGAACTAAAAAAATCTTTGATTTACAGATACCGGGCATTAAATACAAGATTAGAAATTGGTGATAAAAATGAGATTGCCAAGTCTTATAATGCTTTTGGGATTTTTTACGAGCAACAGGGGAATTACTATAAAGCATTACAATACTATATAGACTCTTACAGAACTAGTAAAGAAATAAATAACTCAAAAGGAGTGGGGATATCTTTACATAATATAGCGAGTATTTATTATAACCTAGGTAATTACGAAAAAGCACTAAGTTATCACAAGGAGGCTCTTTCTATTAAGGAAAAACTTGGCAGCCACAAAGAAATAGGTATATCTATTAAAAACATGGGTTTGGTGTATGGTGCTTTAAATAAGTATGATACTGCAATTAATTTCTTAAATCAAGGCTTAAAAATCTTTGGAAAAGGAGATAACAAATCTCTATATGGTGAAACACTTTACGATCTGGGAAAAGTCTATTTTAATGAAGGGAAATATGATAGTACATTGTATTACTGGAAACAAACCGAGAAGTTGGCTTCAGATATTAATAACAATACACTTTTGCTTCAAACTTACGAAGGCCTTACCAATCTTTGTATAGAAACAAACAACGATGAGGATCTTATAAGATATTTTAAGAAATATAAAGCGATTAAAGACTCACTCGATTTAACAGCTACATCTAGCGAAATTCTTGAATTACAAGCTCGCTTCGAAGAAGAAAATTTTCAAGGTAAGATTGATGAGGTTGAGTTAGAAAAAAGGAAAAAAGAACAAGAACTAGCAGATATTGAAAAACAACGATTTTACCTCGTGTTGCTAGTTGGAATGGCATTTATCTCTATTATTTTCATCTATTTATTTTATAAACGAAGTAGGGTTGCCTCAGAAAAACTCCAACTTCAGAATCAAATAATAAATAACCAGAATGACCATCTGAAAAAACTTAACAACAAGCTAGAGCAATCTAAAGAAGAGTTAGAAAAAATTAATGCTACAAAGGATAAGCTTTTTGCTATTATTTCTCATGATGCAAGAAGTCCTTTAAATTCTCTTAATGGCATGTTGCAACTAGTTGTAGATCAGGTTGACTTACTGGGAAAAGATGAGATTAAAAGTATATTTCAGAAACTGAAAACAAGGGTTGATACAGTAGATAATTTCTTAAATCACTTGCTTGAATGGGCAAGATTGCAAAATGAAGATATTAACATTAAACCTGTTGTGTTTTCGATTAAAGAAAAAGTACAAGAAGTTGTCGATTTGTATAAACCTCAAGCAGGCAAAAAGAACATCAACCTGTTGCATAATATAGACCTTGACATTCAAGTATTTTACGATCCTAATATGCTTGATTTTATTGTGCGAAACTTTATCGCAAATGCCATTAAATTTACTTACGAAAATGGTACTATCTTGCTATCTGTTACTCAAAAAGAATCTTACTTAGAGTTGAATGTGCAAGATAATGGAATTGGCATGTCTGAGGCTGAGCTTAAATCTTTGTTCGATTTGAAAGCGCAGGTTTCGAAGAAAGGAACATTTAGTGAAAAAGGAACTGGCCTTGGTCTTATCCTATGTAAAGAATTTATAGAAAAGAATAATGGAAAACTTTTCGTTTCAAGTACACCAGAAAACGGAACAGTGTTTTCATTTACAATTCCATATGCATAA
- a CDS encoding ankyrin repeat domain-containing protein: protein MSTQLSDIYDACRTGDIDKIKIILNAFPEAVKVQDAKGFSPLMLAVYNGQEEATEFLLKSGADADQPDASGNTPLMGVCFKGYTSIGQKLIEAGADVNKQNFQGATALTFAATFGQVKIAEMLLEKGAKKDIKDQRGMSPENHAKMQGHPGMVKLFGL, encoded by the coding sequence GTGAGCACACAATTATCTGATATTTATGACGCATGCAGAACAGGAGATATAGATAAAATTAAAATTATATTAAATGCATTTCCAGAAGCAGTAAAAGTGCAAGATGCCAAGGGCTTTTCACCATTGATGCTTGCTGTTTACAACGGTCAGGAAGAAGCAACTGAATTTTTACTTAAATCAGGAGCTGATGCAGACCAACCCGATGCATCTGGAAACACTCCTTTAATGGGTGTTTGTTTTAAAGGATACACCAGTATTGGTCAAAAACTAATTGAAGCAGGAGCTGATGTAAATAAGCAAAATTTTCAAGGAGCTACAGCCCTTACATTTGCCGCTACTTTTGGCCAAGTTAAAATAGCTGAAATGCTTTTAGAAAAAGGAGCTAAAAAAGATATAAAAGACCAAAGAGGTATGTCACCTGAGAATCATGCAAAAATGCAGGGACATCCGGGAATGGTAAAACTATTCGGTTTATAA
- the hemH gene encoding ferrochelatase — translation MKKTGVLMVNLGTPDSYEKKDVAKYLNEFLMDGRVIDVSYLMRLFLVKVIIVPFRSGKVSKEYKKLWLENGSPLLVYGKELRKKVSEKFGDDIPVELAMRYQSPSIESGLDNLRRQGVNHIIVFPLFPQYASATTGSVAEKVMDLVSKWNVIPDIQFLNSYHEDSRYISCFAEKLKNDVEKHKPDHVLFSYHGIPERHLDNMNQGTVPYCKRPDCTCSKGDTENSFCYRSSCFQTSNLIAEGAGLPITKYTTSFQSRLGKDPWIKPYTDATIEELAKKGIKNLLVISPSFVADCLETTLEIGEQYKELFEEHGGTTFNYTLSLNAEDKWAEAVYQIISDLLPKTQNSENLNIKKSEHTII, via the coding sequence ATGAAAAAAACGGGAGTATTAATGGTCAATCTGGGTACACCAGATTCTTATGAGAAAAAGGATGTTGCAAAATATCTTAATGAATTTTTGATGGATGGAAGGGTGATCGATGTATCCTACCTAATGCGACTATTTTTAGTTAAAGTAATTATTGTGCCTTTTCGCTCTGGCAAGGTTTCTAAAGAATACAAAAAACTGTGGTTAGAAAACGGTTCTCCTCTATTAGTTTATGGCAAAGAACTAAGAAAAAAGGTGTCTGAAAAATTCGGTGATGATATTCCTGTAGAATTAGCAATGAGGTATCAAAGTCCTTCGATTGAATCTGGACTCGATAATTTAAGAAGACAAGGAGTTAATCACATTATTGTTTTTCCACTTTTCCCTCAATATGCTTCAGCTACAACTGGTTCGGTTGCGGAGAAAGTAATGGATTTAGTATCAAAGTGGAATGTAATTCCAGATATTCAATTTTTAAATAGTTACCACGAAGATTCAAGATACATCAGTTGTTTTGCTGAAAAGCTTAAAAACGATGTAGAAAAGCATAAGCCTGACCATGTATTATTTAGCTACCATGGCATACCAGAAAGACATCTGGACAATATGAATCAAGGAACTGTACCTTACTGTAAAAGACCTGACTGTACTTGTAGTAAAGGAGATACCGAAAACAGTTTTTGTTACAGATCATCTTGTTTCCAAACAAGTAATTTAATTGCCGAAGGAGCTGGTTTACCAATTACAAAATATACTACCTCTTTCCAAAGTAGACTGGGTAAAGACCCATGGATAAAACCATATACAGACGCCACAATTGAAGAACTAGCTAAGAAAGGCATTAAAAACCTACTGGTGATTTCACCATCATTTGTAGCCGACTGTTTAGAAACTACACTGGAAATTGGGGAACAATACAAAGAACTATTTGAAGAACATGGTGGAACAACTTTTAACTATACTTTGAGCTTAAACGCTGAAGACAAATGGGCAGAAGCTGTTTATCAAATCATTTCTGATCTACTACCAAAAACTCAAAATTCTGAAAACTTAAATATTAAAAAAAGTGAGCACACAATTATCTGA
- the hemA gene encoding glutamyl-tRNA reductase: protein MTDLALKYISINHETASIEQRQNFVFTADDITKLKQQILKEFDDVNGVLGLSTCNRTEFYFEAHRTSAEQIRDFIIEKYVPVENQLKTVSSLFSLSNHTLHTLKYLLQVSTGLRSAVIGDAQIISQIKDAYKHSLANKNQGSILERSLQAVFKAHKKIINETGFRKGTNSTAYKALKLIEIKFGKPTLNSKKLLIIGAGEIAKEVALYSKKFDFKEVFITNRTESKATELAERFDLSNYNWQKTAKNELNQFDAVISCIGETKSFIHTTQASKTNQKVLIDLSATLSIDSKLGKLNHIYLYNLDQITESLVQNQSKQKEAFASVKSIIEQEMIDFDNWFKKMPLRQFLKAYKDETDKLISEELQKNLPIKLSEEEIKNLVTSISKKMLKKPAIALQKSENENTILQHIDILEKAFI, encoded by the coding sequence ATGACCGATTTAGCACTCAAATATATCTCTATAAATCACGAAACCGCAAGCATTGAGCAAAGGCAAAACTTTGTATTCACTGCTGATGATATTACTAAACTAAAACAACAAATACTTAAAGAGTTTGATGATGTAAATGGAGTATTAGGACTTTCTACATGTAACCGAACAGAATTCTATTTTGAAGCTCATCGAACAAGTGCAGAACAAATAAGAGATTTTATAATTGAAAAATATGTGCCAGTAGAAAACCAATTAAAAACAGTAAGTAGCTTATTTAGTTTAAGCAACCATACATTACATACCTTAAAATACTTGCTGCAGGTTTCTACTGGTCTTCGTTCTGCTGTAATTGGCGATGCCCAGATTATCTCACAAATTAAAGATGCTTATAAGCATTCTTTGGCAAACAAAAATCAGGGTTCTATTTTAGAAAGATCGTTACAAGCTGTATTTAAGGCGCATAAAAAAATTATAAACGAAACTGGTTTTAGAAAAGGCACAAACTCTACAGCTTACAAAGCATTAAAATTAATAGAAATCAAATTTGGTAAACCTACTCTAAATAGTAAAAAGCTATTAATAATAGGTGCAGGAGAAATTGCTAAAGAAGTTGCTTTATACTCAAAAAAATTCGACTTTAAAGAAGTTTTCATTACCAATCGCACAGAGAGTAAAGCAACAGAACTTGCAGAAAGATTTGATCTTAGCAATTATAATTGGCAAAAAACAGCAAAGAATGAGCTGAACCAGTTCGATGCAGTAATTAGTTGTATTGGAGAAACAAAAAGTTTTATTCATACAACTCAAGCAAGTAAAACAAATCAAAAAGTATTGATTGACTTATCTGCTACACTTAGCATCGATAGCAAACTTGGTAAACTAAATCACATTTATCTTTATAATTTAGATCAGATTACCGAAAGTTTGGTTCAAAACCAGTCTAAACAAAAAGAAGCTTTTGCATCTGTAAAAAGCATTATAGAGCAAGAAATGATAGATTTTGACAATTGGTTTAAAAAAATGCCATTGCGTCAATTTCTAAAAGCATACAAGGATGAAACCGATAAATTAATAAGCGAAGAACTACAAAAAAACCTCCCGATTAAGCTAAGTGAAGAGGAAATTAAAAATCTTGTAACAAGTATCAGCAAAAAAATGTTAAAAAAACCTGCTATTGCATTGCAAAAAAGCGAAAATGAAAACACAATTTTACAACACATAGATATATTAGAAAAAGCTTTTATCTAA
- a CDS encoding catalase, giving the protein MSKKKLTTTGGAPIASNQHSKTAGQRGPVLLEDYQLIEKLAHQNRERIPERVVHAKGWGAQGTLTITHDITKYTSAKIFDTIGKQTPMLARFSTVAGEQGAADAERDVRGFALKFYTEEGNWDLVGNNTPVFFIRDGYKFPDFIRTQKRHPKTNLRSPEAMWDFWSLVPESLHQVTILMSDRGIPVGPQYMNGYGSHTFSFYNKEGERYWVKFHFKTQQGHKHYTNEESVKVIGKSRETFQEELYGSIEKGDFPKWKMYVQIMPEMDAEKTSYNPFDLTKVWPHSDYPLIEVGELELNKNPDNYFQYIENAAFSPSNVVPGIGFSPDKVLQSRIFSYADAHRYRLGTHYEALPANKPVSEVNHYHKDGSMRFFDNNSGNPDAYYEPNSFNGPVEDESFAEPPMRISGDATRYGNETDDDFTQPGNLFRMFNDEQKQRLFNNIAEAMDGVSEEIIERQLKLFDKADPAYGAGVRKALGMVVA; this is encoded by the coding sequence ATGAGCAAGAAAAAACTAACCACAACAGGTGGCGCACCAATCGCAAGTAACCAACATTCAAAAACAGCAGGTCAAAGAGGTCCTGTACTATTAGAAGACTATCAACTTATAGAGAAACTAGCACATCAAAATAGGGAGCGTATTCCAGAAAGAGTAGTACATGCTAAAGGATGGGGTGCTCAAGGAACACTAACCATTACACACGACATTACTAAATACACCAGTGCTAAAATATTTGATACTATTGGTAAGCAAACACCAATGTTAGCACGCTTTTCTACAGTGGCAGGAGAACAAGGGGCAGCAGATGCTGAAAGAGATGTAAGAGGTTTTGCACTTAAATTTTATACTGAAGAAGGCAACTGGGATTTAGTAGGAAACAACACACCAGTATTTTTTATTAGAGATGGTTATAAATTTCCAGACTTTATAAGAACTCAAAAAAGGCATCCTAAAACCAATCTTCGCTCACCAGAAGCTATGTGGGATTTTTGGTCGCTTGTACCGGAGAGCTTACACCAAGTTACAATATTAATGTCTGACAGAGGCATTCCAGTTGGCCCTCAATATATGAATGGCTATGGCTCGCATACTTTCAGTTTTTATAACAAAGAAGGTGAGCGCTATTGGGTAAAATTCCATTTTAAAACCCAACAAGGCCATAAACACTATACCAATGAAGAATCTGTAAAAGTAATTGGTAAGTCTAGAGAAACATTCCAAGAAGAGCTTTATGGATCAATAGAAAAGGGAGATTTTCCTAAGTGGAAAATGTATGTGCAAATTATGCCAGAAATGGATGCTGAGAAAACATCATACAATCCATTTGATTTAACCAAAGTTTGGCCACATAGCGATTATCCTCTTATAGAAGTTGGCGAGTTGGAGCTAAATAAAAATCCTGATAACTATTTCCAATACATCGAAAATGCAGCGTTTTCACCCTCAAATGTAGTTCCGGGTATTGGCTTCTCTCCTGATAAGGTATTGCAATCGAGAATTTTCTCTTATGCAGATGCACACAGATACAGACTAGGAACGCACTACGAAGCTTTGCCAGCTAACAAACCAGTGAGTGAAGTAAACCATTACCATAAAGATGGTTCAATGAGATTTTTCGATAACAATAGCGGTAATCCTGATGCTTATTACGAACCTAATTCTTTTAATGGCCCTGTAGAAGACGAAAGTTTTGCTGAGCCTCCTATGAGAATTAGTGGAGATGCAACACGCTATGGCAATGAAACTGACGATGACTTTACACAACCAGGTAATCTGTTCAGAATGTTTAATGATGAACAAAAACAACGATTATTCAACAATATAGCAGAAGCTATGGATGGTGTAAGCGAAGAAATTATTGAAAGACAATTGAAACTATTCGACAAAGCTGACCCTGCTTATGGAGCTGGAGTTAGAAAAGCTTTAGGTATGGTAGTCGCATAA